A stretch of the Coprobacillus cateniformis genome encodes the following:
- a CDS encoding tetratricopeptide repeat protein gives MNELLERLKMYEPLFNRWKVDFIAMNYDDMAWVYLVDDHGIENETALMKVKTLTCPEELVERNVYALMMNYDVMTYPDLTNSPYLEEEHYYVEKDGKIIGADVCLLSVVSSLEEEKTPTFEEDLFQLALMYMNGRGRVQDEYMAYQLYEKAAKMNHAKSICSLGYMNEIGLGTPMDKEKAVAFYRMAADLDDEIASCNYAFCLYEGIGCEVDDEKAFEYFEKAAAKDMPRALFYVGECYCFGRGVDKDEIKGMTHYKKAADLGFTQAKYSVGYCYEYGIGVQEDYHEAATWYQEAANEGLESAQLQLGYFYEAGEGVEQDPQLAVYWYQQASHQNYAPAHCYLAYCYEMGIGIEKDIEKAKEYYLRSAEMGYPRAMMSYGKLIEDENMSLAMDYLRRSAETGYVYAMCKYSYYLENGIGCDKNEELAFEYCQKAADLNDSGALCTLGYYYENGIGCEKNLEKAIAYYQQSSDAGSLRGMTNLGYCYEAGIGTAVDEKKAVEIYQQASDLGYDIAQCNLGYCYEVGIGVEQDLQQAKRYYELATQQNNLRGMCNLAYLYEKGIDGAPDYVKAKELYEQAAAYNYPRGYASLGFLYEDGLGVDKDLNKAFECYQKASELGDPMAMCTLGYYYENGIGCERNLEKAFEYYQRSAQGGNLRGMTNLGYCYEAGIGTSVDLQKAVEVYQRAAELGYDVAQCNLGYCYEMAIGVEKDLQLAKKYYELAAQQRNPRALCNLANLYEIGVDGESNFAKAVELYEEAAAMNYTRALCNLGLYYEEGTGVEQNDKKAVEYYYKAAELGDEVAQCNLGYCYEMGIGLEVNMQKAFEYYQISSQSHYPRAVSNLGLFYELGKAGPIDEQKAFECYQIAADSQYPPAQCNLACCYEDGIGTDIDLQKAFELYKAAAQRNSTRGLYNVARFLEYGIGCDVDYDLAFENYQSASQMGYLDADIALGNMYEFGRGVSQDYQKAIEYYSKAVDQDYSRGYYALATLYKSGLGVEKDTPLALKYYTIAADKGHVSAMYNLAVLYDFEAEEQYRDMTKAIQYYQEAVDKGHYGAMNNLGVCYKEEDGVPLDFEKAFQLFKKAADGGDYHAFMNLARAYTYGQGTKIDLEQAQVWCQKAVEKEIDGASELLLEISEKAKKKKGFSIFKRH, from the coding sequence ATGAATGAGTTGTTAGAAAGATTGAAGATGTATGAGCCATTGTTTAACAGATGGAAAGTAGATTTTATTGCCATGAACTATGATGATATGGCTTGGGTTTATTTAGTAGATGATCATGGTATAGAGAATGAGACAGCATTAATGAAAGTTAAAACATTGACTTGCCCAGAGGAGTTGGTGGAAAGGAATGTGTACGCATTAATGATGAATTATGATGTGATGACTTATCCGGATTTAACAAACTCGCCATATCTTGAAGAAGAACATTATTATGTTGAGAAAGATGGTAAAATCATTGGGGCAGATGTTTGCTTGCTGTCAGTAGTATCTTCCTTAGAGGAAGAAAAAACACCCACTTTTGAAGAAGACTTATTTCAATTAGCACTTATGTATATGAATGGGCGTGGACGAGTTCAAGATGAGTATATGGCTTATCAGCTTTATGAGAAAGCTGCAAAAATGAATCATGCAAAATCAATCTGTTCATTAGGTTATATGAATGAGATTGGTTTAGGTACACCAATGGATAAAGAAAAAGCAGTTGCTTTTTATCGAATGGCTGCTGATTTAGATGATGAAATCGCTTCGTGTAATTATGCTTTTTGTCTTTATGAGGGAATTGGCTGTGAAGTTGATGATGAAAAAGCATTCGAATATTTTGAAAAAGCAGCAGCAAAAGATATGCCTAGAGCATTGTTCTATGTAGGAGAATGCTATTGCTTCGGTAGAGGTGTTGATAAAGATGAAATTAAAGGAATGACGCATTATAAAAAAGCTGCAGACTTAGGTTTTACACAAGCTAAGTATAGTGTTGGATATTGTTATGAATATGGAATAGGAGTTCAGGAAGATTATCATGAAGCAGCAACCTGGTATCAGGAGGCTGCTAATGAAGGATTGGAAAGTGCTCAGTTACAACTGGGATATTTTTATGAAGCTGGAGAGGGTGTTGAACAAGATCCGCAGTTGGCTGTATATTGGTATCAACAAGCCTCTCATCAAAACTATGCACCAGCCCATTGCTATTTAGCGTATTGCTATGAAATGGGTATTGGTATAGAAAAAGATATTGAAAAAGCAAAAGAATATTATTTGAGAAGTGCGGAAATGGGATATCCAAGAGCAATGATGTCTTATGGAAAATTAATTGAAGATGAAAATATGTCTTTGGCTATGGATTATCTAAGACGGAGTGCTGAAACTGGTTATGTCTATGCAATGTGTAAATATTCTTACTACTTAGAAAATGGAATAGGTTGTGATAAGAATGAGGAGTTGGCATTTGAATATTGTCAAAAAGCAGCAGATTTAAATGATTCTGGGGCATTATGCACATTGGGATATTATTATGAGAATGGGATTGGCTGTGAAAAGAATTTAGAGAAGGCGATTGCATATTATCAACAATCTAGTGATGCAGGAAGTTTGCGTGGCATGACAAATTTAGGATATTGCTATGAAGCGGGGATCGGAACAGCAGTTGATGAAAAAAAAGCAGTAGAAATATATCAACAGGCAAGTGATTTAGGCTATGATATTGCACAATGTAATCTTGGATATTGTTATGAAGTTGGAATTGGTGTTGAACAGGATCTTCAACAGGCGAAAAGATATTATGAATTAGCAACTCAGCAAAACAACTTGAGAGGAATGTGCAATCTTGCGTATCTTTATGAAAAAGGTATTGATGGTGCTCCTGATTATGTAAAAGCTAAAGAACTTTATGAACAGGCAGCTGCATATAATTATCCAAGAGGATATGCAAGTCTTGGGTTCCTATATGAAGATGGGCTAGGAGTTGATAAAGATTTGAACAAGGCATTTGAATGTTATCAAAAAGCATCTGAATTAGGGGATCCAATGGCAATGTGTACGTTAGGTTACTACTATGAAAATGGTATTGGGTGTGAGAGAAACTTAGAAAAAGCGTTTGAATATTATCAACGCTCTGCACAAGGTGGTAATCTTCGTGGAATGACAAATTTAGGATATTGTTATGAAGCGGGAATCGGAACATCTGTTGATTTACAAAAAGCAGTAGAAGTTTATCAACGAGCTGCTGAATTAGGGTATGATGTTGCACAATGTAATTTGGGATATTGCTATGAAATGGCTATTGGTGTTGAGAAAGATCTCCAATTGGCTAAGAAATATTATGAACTTGCAGCCCAGCAAAGAAATCCTCGAGCTTTGTGTAATTTGGCTAATCTTTATGAAATTGGTGTTGATGGCGAAAGCAATTTTGCTAAAGCGGTAGAACTTTATGAAGAAGCTGCGGCAATGAATTATACGCGTGCTCTTTGTAATTTAGGTTTGTATTATGAAGAAGGCACTGGCGTTGAACAGAATGATAAAAAAGCTGTAGAATATTATTATAAAGCTGCAGAACTTGGAGATGAAGTCGCACAATGTAATTTAGGATATTGCTATGAAATGGGAATTGGTCTCGAAGTCAATATGCAAAAAGCTTTTGAATACTATCAAATATCTTCTCAAAGTCATTATCCTCGTGCTGTTTCTAATTTAGGGCTGTTTTATGAACTAGGAAAGGCTGGTCCAATTGATGAACAAAAAGCTTTTGAATGTTATCAAATAGCTGCTGATTCTCAATATCCACCAGCTCAGTGTAATCTTGCCTGCTGTTATGAAGACGGAATTGGTACTGATATCGATCTGCAAAAGGCTTTTGAACTTTATAAGGCAGCTGCTCAACGAAATTCAACGAGAGGTTTATATAATGTTGCACGTTTTTTAGAATATGGTATTGGTTGTGATGTTGATTATGATTTGGCGTTTGAAAATTATCAGTCAGCATCTCAAATGGGTTACCTTGATGCTGATATTGCTTTAGGAAATATGTATGAATTTGGACGAGGAGTTTCTCAAGATTATCAGAAGGCTATTGAATACTATTCAAAGGCAGTGGATCAAGATTATTCACGTGGATATTATGCTCTTGCCACTCTATATAAATCAGGACTTGGTGTTGAAAAAGATACCCCTCTGGCGTTAAAATATTATACTATTGCGGCAGATAAAGGTCATGTTTCAGCTATGTATAATTTGGCGGTGTTATATGATTTTGAGGCAGAGGAACAGTATCGGGATATGACAAAGGCAATTCAATATTATCAGGAAGCTGTTGATAAAGGGCATTATGGAGCAATGAATAACTTAGGAGTTTGTTATAAAGAGGAAGATGGAGTACCATTGGATTTTGAGAAAGCTTTCCAATTATTTAAGAAGGCTGCTGATGGTGGTGATTACCATGCATTTATGAATCTTGCTAGAGCTTATACGTATGGACAAGGGACAAAGATTGATCTAGAACAAGCTCAGGTATGGTGTCAAAAAGCAGTGGAAAAAGAAATTGATGGTGCAAGTGAATTGTTATTAGAAATCTCTGAAAAAGCAAAGAAGAAAAAAGGTTTTTCAATATTTAAAAGACATTAA
- a CDS encoding response regulator transcription factor, with translation MKSKILVVDDEEHIRELIRFYLDKEGFSVREASGGEEALGILENEYIDLAIVDIMMPVMDGFQLVEEMKEFKDIPVIMLTAKSQSADKLRGFSLGIDDYVTKPFDPDELLARVKTILKRYSINSQNIVQIQDVIFDGDKYEIRYHDETLHLPLKQFELAFELAKNPNQIFTREQLIEKIWGMDYDGFDRTVDVHIKRIRENLGHLPGFKVVTVRGLGYKIEVEQ, from the coding sequence ATGAAATCTAAAATTTTAGTGGTTGATGATGAAGAGCATATTAGAGAGCTAATACGTTTCTATTTGGATAAAGAAGGTTTTTCTGTAAGAGAGGCAAGCGGTGGAGAAGAAGCTTTAGGAATATTGGAAAATGAGTATATTGATTTGGCTATTGTTGATATCATGATGCCAGTCATGGATGGTTTTCAATTGGTTGAGGAAATGAAAGAATTTAAAGATATTCCTGTGATTATGTTAACAGCAAAATCTCAGTCAGCTGATAAATTAAGAGGTTTTTCATTAGGAATTGATGATTATGTGACAAAGCCTTTTGATCCAGATGAACTCCTTGCAAGAGTAAAAACAATACTTAAGCGTTATAGTATTAATAGCCAAAATATTGTTCAAATTCAAGATGTTATTTTTGATGGTGATAAGTATGAAATTCGTTATCATGATGAGACATTACATTTGCCTTTAAAACAATTTGAACTTGCTTTTGAGCTTGCTAAAAATCCTAATCAAATTTTTACTCGTGAACAACTGATTGAAAAGATCTGGGGAATGGATTATGATGGATTTGATCGTACTGTTGATGTTCATATTAAGAGAATTAGAGAAAATTTAGGTCATTTGCCAGGTTTTAAAGTTGTGACAGTACGTGGGCTTGGTTATAAGATTGAGGTTGAACAATGA